The Prionailurus bengalensis isolate Pbe53 chromosome B1, Fcat_Pben_1.1_paternal_pri, whole genome shotgun sequence genomic interval tcgtgacctgagccgaagtcggacgcttaaccgactgagccacccaggcgaccccagtCAGTATTTTTATACACTAGTATTTCAGGACCCAAATTGTATTTTAACTATGAtttatcattttacttatttttatttaaaaaattttttttgatttatcAACCACCAGCCTTTTTATTCATACtgtcatatatcttttttttcctatttttttaatatgaaatttattgtcaaattggtttccatacaacacccagtgctcatcccaatagatgccctcctcaatgtctatcacccaccttcccctccctcccagcatccatcaaccctcagtttattctcagtttttaggagtctcttatggtttggctccctcccttttttttttttccttcctctcccccttggtcttatgttttcatttcacttatttttaaaaatttttatttttatttttaaaaaaaaaattttttttttcaacgtttatttatttttgggacagagagagacagagcatgaacgggcgaggggcagagagagagggagacacagaatcggaaacaggctccaggctccaagccatcagcccagagcctgacgcggggctcgaactcacgggccgcgagatcgtgacctggctgaagtcggacgcttaaccgactgtgccacccaggcgcccccaaaatttttatttttttaagtaggttccatgttCAACGTGAAGACTGAACTCACAATCCTAAGagagagtcacacactctactgactgagccagccaggcccccctcctgtttactattttaaaatggaGTGTTTTGCGATAGGCCTCATGACATTAATTACTTcaaactttcaaaatattaacaaaaacgGTTCTAAAAACAGATTTTAGGCACTGGTCTTTGGAGCTAAGACAACCTTATTCAAATATCATACTAATTGATGTTAATCCGTTAATATAGCATATTTTCTTCTCCTGAAGACGCTTACAAACCAAACTCTAAAGATAACCTATGATAGTTTATCTAAGAATAAAACCAGCTACTTTATTTCACATGCTCTCATATCCTGCCCCTATAAAAGCATGTCATTTGACCAACGCATCCGCATAACTACCTTTTTCTAAGCTGTTTAAGGCCCTGAGCTTGTCCTATGTCCCTCTCTCCACCAGTATATACTTCCTTCAGGTTGGTCCCTGGTGAAAATCAGCAGTGAGGAATCTCCAAGGTCAACACCAATACCGTAGCTCAGACATACCTAAGTTCGTCCATTTCTCgcttcttcttcatctcttccttctctctccttttcatttcctgaatTTGGGCTTTTTTCTCATTCCTCTCTTCTCGGTCTCTGCATTCCTTCTCTGCCGCTAGATCTGGAAACCGCTCCATTCTGGTCTTTTCTAATCGGTTCAGGATCTCATTCACTTTCTTCTCCACTGTCACAATTTTCACCTTTGAGAAAGGGGGGAACaaaactgaaatcttttttttttttaatttttttttttttttaacatttattcatttttttgagagaggagacagagggtgagtggggcacgggcagagagagagggagtcagattctgaagcaggctccaggctctgagctgtcatcacagaatccaacatggggcttgaacccatgaactgcaagattgtgacctgagtcaaagtcggatacttaactgatggagccacccaggcacccccaaaactgaAATCTTAATCATACGTTTTCCCCTCCAGAACAAAGGAGTCGCTGTCTAGGGGCTGAGCAATGCAGCTGAGAGGGACTTAGAAGAGCCTTTGACAATGAAAGTGTTCTCCGTGTCCTCTGGTGGCAAACAACACTTACATCCTTCTGCCTGTGAAAGCCTATCTGTCCCACATCCATGTCAGCTGTTTTCTTCAGGTTAGACCACGGTGTATACACCACATTCACATTGTTCATCTTGCAGCCTGCCAAGAGAGACTGTCTTCAACATGCGGGCAGGACACTAAGCAATTTGCCCTCACCCACTGGCAAATTACCAAAATCCAACAGAGGAAAAGGCTTTGCATAAATAGCCATCGAGTGATTCAAACCACagaacgcttttttttttttttaaacccacccACAAATGGCAAATGGCAAAGGTGAACAACACAATTCAAGCAAAAGTAttaggaaggaaagcagggaCTTCTGAGACTCCCTAATATTGGATGCAAAGTTTatgatatgcattttttttttttttttttttttttttttttacagtgaaaaGGATCGAATAGGTTTCCTCAAAGGAGTCCTTGATCCAATAAAGGCTAAACAGCAAGATAAAGCAAAAGGCCAAGGTCTGGGATTTAAGGGACCTGCACCACCATGATCAGCTATGTCACTCAGGGAAAGTCCCCACAGCTCCCAGAATCCCATGTG includes:
- the CCDC25 gene encoding coiled-coil domain-containing protein 25 isoform X2 — translated: MKVSFQKHLILKFPTDEDLIKYGWPEDIWFHVDKLSSAHVYLRLHKGEKIEDIPKEVLMDCAHLVKANSIQGCKMNNVNVVYTPWSNLKKTADMDVGQIGFHRQKDVKIVTVEKKVNEILNRLEKTRMERFPDLAAEKECRDREERNEKKAQIQEMKRREKEEMKKKREMDELRSYSSLMKVENMSSNQDGNDSDEFM
- the CCDC25 gene encoding coiled-coil domain-containing protein 25 isoform X3, giving the protein MVFYFTSSSDEDLIKYGWPEDIWFHVDKLSSAHVYLRLHKGEKIEDIPKEVLMDCAHLVKANSIQGCKMNNVNVVYTPWSNLKKTADMDVGQIGFHRQKDVKIVTVEKKVNEILNRLEKTRMERFPDLAAEKECRDREERNEKKAQIQEMKRREKEEMKKKREMDELRSYSSLMKVENMSSNQDGNDSDEFM